A single window of Chloroflexota bacterium DNA harbors:
- a CDS encoding metal ABC transporter permease, translated as MTPAQLEVQIVAVVVAAACAIPGAFLMLRRMSMMSDAISHTVLLGIVLAFFIVADLRSPLLIAGAAIVGLATVALVEVVNRTGLVREDTAIGLVFPALFSIAVILISALAGDVHLDSDAVLLGELAFAPFNRFTPFGQDLGPVALWVMGGILLINVAVFGAFYKEFKVATFDAGLATALGFSPALIHYGLMGMVSVTAVGAFDAVGSILVVALMIGPPAAAYLLTDRLPRLLGLSVAIGAVCAIGGYWLARALDANIAGAMATVVGVAFVIALLLAPERGLLLTARRRGRQRWEFARQLLLIHLATHEGTPAAEDESRIDHMQRHMRWQPNFAERVVQSAADRGLVTRDVDRLRLTESGRQAARLASLT; from the coding sequence GTGACGCCCGCGCAGCTCGAGGTTCAGATCGTTGCGGTCGTCGTGGCCGCCGCGTGCGCGATTCCCGGCGCTTTCCTGATGTTGCGACGGATGTCCATGATGAGCGACGCCATCAGCCACACCGTCTTGTTGGGCATCGTGCTGGCGTTCTTCATCGTGGCCGACCTGCGGTCCCCGCTGCTGATCGCCGGCGCGGCCATCGTGGGGCTGGCGACGGTCGCGCTGGTGGAGGTGGTCAACCGCACCGGGCTGGTGCGCGAGGACACCGCCATCGGGCTGGTGTTTCCCGCCTTGTTCTCCATCGCCGTGATTCTCATCTCGGCCCTTGCGGGGGACGTGCACCTGGACAGTGACGCGGTACTTCTTGGCGAGCTGGCGTTCGCCCCGTTCAACCGCTTCACGCCGTTCGGCCAGGACCTGGGGCCGGTGGCGCTCTGGGTGATGGGCGGCATCTTGCTCATCAACGTGGCTGTCTTCGGAGCGTTCTACAAAGAGTTCAAGGTGGCCACCTTCGACGCCGGACTGGCAACGGCGCTCGGATTTTCGCCCGCGTTGATTCACTACGGCTTGATGGGCATGGTGTCGGTCACGGCCGTTGGCGCCTTCGACGCCGTTGGCAGCATCCTGGTGGTGGCGCTGATGATCGGTCCGCCCGCGGCGGCGTACCTGCTCACCGATCGGCTGCCGCGCCTGCTCGGGCTCAGCGTGGCCATTGGGGCCGTCTGCGCGATCGGCGGGTACTGGCTAGCGCGCGCCCTGGACGCCAACATCGCCGGCGCCATGGCCACGGTCGTTGGCGTGGCGTTCGTCATCGCCTTGCTGCTGGCGCCCGAGCGTGGCCTGCTGCTGACGGCGCGGCGTCGCGGTCGCCAGCGCTGGGAGTTCGCCCGCCAGTTGCTCCTGATCCACCTGGCGACGCACGAGGGGACGCCCGCCGCCGAGGACGAGAGCCGCATCGACCACATGCAGCGGCACATGCGATGGCAGCCCAACTTCGCCGAACGCGTGGTGCAGTCGGCGGCCGACCGCGGACTGGTCACGCGCGACGTCGACCGCCTGCGGCTGACCGAGTCGGGGCGTCAGGCCGCGCGTCTCGCGTCCCTCACCTAG
- a CDS encoding metal ABC transporter permease, producing the protein MDVLSDLLFDYTLRTVALGSAALGVVSGAVGAFAVLRRQALLGDAMSHAALPGVALAFLITGSRTPLVLMLGAALAGWVAALAVIGIVRASRVKADAAMALILSVFFGAGLVVLTFIQRQPAAGKAGLDRYLFGQAAALLEIDVITMAAVGAVAVLILLTLWKEFKLLSFNPDFAASLGYPVRRLDVLLTSLLVIAIVVGLKTVGVVLMSAMVVAPGAAARQWTDRLGVMVILSAALGAAAGVAGSVISTTAHTATGPTIVLVATGFVAVSLLFAPRRGVAWARFHAWRRRRLLALEAVLGDLAALSAQHARDPAHAHHVAALYAIRGRAVVDRALAELAVQGLARRTAGDTWTLTDRGRERASRAERQRATQAGAP; encoded by the coding sequence ATGGACGTTCTCAGCGACCTGCTCTTCGACTACACGCTGCGCACGGTGGCGCTGGGTTCGGCGGCGCTGGGCGTCGTGAGCGGCGCCGTGGGCGCATTCGCCGTCTTGCGGCGGCAGGCGCTGCTGGGCGACGCCATGTCCCATGCCGCGCTGCCCGGCGTTGCGCTGGCGTTTCTCATCACCGGCAGCCGGACGCCGCTGGTGCTCATGCTCGGAGCGGCGCTGGCCGGGTGGGTGGCGGCGCTGGCCGTGATCGGAATCGTCCGCGCGTCGCGGGTCAAGGCCGACGCCGCCATGGCCCTGATCCTCAGCGTGTTCTTTGGCGCCGGGCTGGTGGTCCTCACGTTCATTCAGCGACAGCCCGCGGCCGGCAAGGCCGGACTGGATCGATATCTCTTCGGCCAGGCGGCCGCGCTGCTCGAAATCGACGTGATCACCATGGCGGCCGTCGGCGCCGTCGCGGTGCTGATCCTGCTGACGCTCTGGAAGGAGTTCAAGCTGCTGAGCTTCAATCCCGACTTCGCCGCATCGCTGGGCTATCCCGTACGGCGGCTGGACGTGCTGCTCACGAGTCTGCTCGTCATCGCCATCGTGGTGGGACTCAAGACGGTCGGCGTGGTCTTGATGAGCGCCATGGTGGTCGCCCCCGGGGCCGCCGCGCGCCAGTGGACCGACCGGCTCGGCGTGATGGTGATTCTTTCGGCCGCCCTTGGCGCGGCCGCCGGCGTGGCCGGCTCGGTCATCAGCACGACGGCCCACACCGCCACGGGGCCGACGATCGTCCTGGTCGCGACGGGGTTCGTGGCCGTTTCGCTGCTCTTCGCGCCGCGCCGCGGCGTCGCGTGGGCGCGTTTCCACGCTTGGCGCCGTCGTCGATTGCTGGCCCTCGAGGCCGTGCTTGGCGATTTGGCGGCGCTCTCGGCGCAGCACGCGCGTGATCCAGCGCACGCGCACCACGTGGCTGCGCTGTACGCGATTCGCGGTCGCGCGGTCGTCGACCGGGCGTTGGCGGAGCTTGCGGTGCAGGGCCTCGCCCGTCGCACCGCCGGCGACACCTGGACGCTGACCGACCGTGGGCGTGAAAGAGCCTCCCGGGCGGAGCGTCAGCGCGCGACTCAGGCCGGCGCCCCGTGA
- a CDS encoding metal ABC transporter ATP-binding protein — MSATSTRTSLDAPTEADAPLAVEATDVTLAYHQRPALWDVDLEVPRGVLMAIVGPNGAGKTTLLRTILGLLRPAAGRVRILGRPYRAQRHLVAYVPQRSSVDWDFPTTVRDVVAMGTYGQLGWIRRPGASERRRSLAALRQVGMETYADRQISQLSGGQQQRVFLARALVQDAEVYLMDEPFQGVDATTERAIVSLLRTLRAQGKTVVAVHHDLQTVAEYFDWVTLLNVRRIAAGPVADSFTEENLRETYGGRVSGIAGGHANGTSPKSTP; from the coding sequence ATGAGCGCAACAAGCACGCGCACGTCGCTCGACGCTCCGACGGAGGCTGACGCCCCGCTGGCGGTCGAGGCCACCGACGTCACGCTGGCCTATCACCAACGCCCCGCGCTATGGGACGTGGACCTGGAGGTGCCGCGCGGCGTCTTGATGGCCATCGTGGGTCCCAACGGCGCCGGCAAGACCACCCTGCTGCGGACCATCCTCGGTCTGCTCCGGCCCGCTGCCGGGCGGGTGCGCATCCTGGGGCGTCCCTACCGCGCGCAGCGCCACCTGGTGGCCTACGTGCCGCAGCGCAGCAGCGTGGACTGGGACTTTCCCACCACGGTGCGCGACGTCGTCGCCATGGGCACCTACGGGCAGCTGGGCTGGATTCGTCGCCCCGGAGCGAGCGAACGCCGGCGATCGCTGGCCGCGTTACGTCAGGTTGGCATGGAGACCTACGCCGACCGTCAGATCAGCCAGCTCTCCGGCGGACAGCAGCAGCGCGTGTTCCTGGCCCGTGCGCTGGTGCAGGACGCCGAGGTCTACCTGATGGACGAGCCCTTCCAGGGCGTGGACGCCACCACCGAGCGGGCGATCGTGAGCCTGCTGCGAACCCTGCGCGCCCAGGGCAAGACCGTGGTCGCGGTGCACCACGACCTGCAGACGGTGGCGGAATATTTCGACTGGGTCACGCTGCTCAACGTGCGCCGCATCGCGGCCGGACCGGTCGCGGACTCGTTCACCGAAGAAAACCTGCGGGAGACCTACGGCGGGCGCGTCTCGGGCATCGCTGGCGGACACGCCAACGGAACGAGCCCGAAATCGACCCCGTGA
- a CDS encoding zinc ABC transporter substrate-binding protein: MATIGQIADAVRRVGGDAVEVHALMGPGVDPHLYRASESDITRLESADAVFWNGLHLEAGMTGVLERMEDLGVRSVRVTDGIDRGQLLAPPEFEGAYDPHVWFDLGLWTIVVASVRDALLDMDPDRAATYRANAEAYIAEIEVLDAYVTAQADTLDAGIRALVTAHDAFNYFARRYGFEVRGLQGISTESEASTADVQALARFISDRGIRAVFIESSVPDQGVQAVIEAAGARGHTVVVGGEIFSDAMGAAGTPEGTYLGMIRHNIDTIVGGLTGE, translated from the coding sequence GTGGCCACGATCGGGCAGATTGCCGACGCCGTGCGCCGGGTCGGCGGCGACGCCGTGGAGGTCCACGCCCTCATGGGGCCCGGCGTCGATCCGCACCTCTATCGGGCGAGCGAGAGCGACATCACGCGGCTCGAATCGGCCGACGCCGTGTTCTGGAACGGCCTGCACCTCGAGGCGGGCATGACCGGCGTGCTGGAGCGCATGGAGGACTTGGGCGTGCGCTCGGTGCGCGTGACCGACGGCATCGACCGCGGTCAGCTGCTGGCGCCGCCCGAGTTCGAAGGCGCGTACGACCCGCACGTGTGGTTCGATCTGGGCTTGTGGACAATCGTCGTCGCGAGCGTCCGTGACGCCTTGCTCGACATGGACCCTGATCGAGCGGCGACCTACCGCGCCAACGCCGAGGCCTACATCGCCGAAATCGAAGTCCTGGACGCCTATGTCACGGCGCAGGCCGACACGCTGGATGCGGGCATTCGCGCCCTGGTCACCGCCCACGACGCGTTCAACTATTTCGCCCGGCGCTACGGATTCGAGGTGCGGGGCCTTCAGGGCATCAGCACCGAGAGCGAGGCGAGCACCGCCGACGTGCAAGCCCTGGCGCGATTCATCAGCGACCGCGGAATTCGCGCCGTCTTCATCGAGTCCTCGGTGCCAGACCAGGGCGTGCAGGCCGTCATCGAAGCCGCGGGCGCGCGCGGGCACACGGTGGTCGTCGGGGGCGAGATTTTCTCCGACGCCATGGGCGCCGCGGGCACGCCGGAAGGCACCTACCTGGGGATGATCCGCCACAACATCGACACGATCGTCGGCGGGCTGACGGGCGAATGA
- a CDS encoding antitoxin — MRTTLTLDADVADFLREQARLRNRPFKQIVNDTLRRGMSPAAPEERPAYRVTPHHGGFRAGVDPLKLNQLNDELETQEFIGRDAE; from the coding sequence ATGCGAACCACGCTCACGCTCGACGCTGACGTCGCCGACTTCCTGCGCGAGCAGGCCCGGCTCCGGAACCGGCCGTTCAAACAGATCGTGAACGACACCTTGCGCCGAGGGATGTCGCCCGCCGCCCCCGAGGAACGCCCGGCCTATCGGGTCACGCCGCACCACGGCGGGTTCCGTGCCGGCGTGGATCCGCTCAAGCTCAATCAGCTCAACGATGAGCTGGAGACGCAGGAGTTCATCGGCCGGGACGCCGAGTGA
- a CDS encoding type II toxin-antitoxin system VapC family toxin, with the protein MIVPDLNLLLYAYNYGAPFHDAARRWWEASVNGSERVGVPWAVSTGFVRLMTHPRVLADPATPSTAAGYVDEWFRLANVIPLNPGRDHLALFRRCLAAAGVGANLVTDAHLAALAMEYQAELHSTDTDFSRFPGLRWRNPL; encoded by the coding sequence GTGATCGTCCCGGACCTGAACCTGCTGCTCTACGCCTACAACTACGGCGCGCCCTTCCACGACGCGGCGCGACGCTGGTGGGAAGCATCGGTCAACGGATCGGAGCGTGTCGGGGTGCCGTGGGCGGTGTCCACCGGCTTCGTGCGGCTGATGACCCATCCGAGGGTGCTGGCGGACCCCGCTACGCCGTCGACGGCGGCGGGCTACGTGGACGAGTGGTTCCGCTTGGCCAACGTCATTCCCCTAAACCCTGGCCGGGATCACCTGGCCCTCTTCCGACGCTGCCTCGCCGCCGCCGGCGTCGGCGCCAACCTCGTCACCGACGCCCACCTGGCGGCCCTGGCCATGGAATACCAGGCGGAGCTCCACTCCACCGACACGGACTTCAGCCGCTTTCCAGGCCTCCGCTGGCGCAATCCGCTCTGA
- a CDS encoding PD-(D/E)XK nuclease family protein: protein MNLPTHDGMPSGPSAALDGVVPAIEQLERALGEERMRLAASLDALIADERLQRLERLADQQRSEFDGLDFIGESRLGSGQALWGWEEFHSDVLALLLNPKERHGLGDCFLRALLHCAGTSQDVGAVNLSAAEVVREWEHEVDGQLGYLDILVVDREARLLCAIENKTFSSEHHEQLTRYRIALDAAYPSFAKCRVFLTPQGTEPLRQEELSLWTALPYSAVLDVVQQIAADGENSMNPDVRAFLRLYATTLRRNLVPDTSVSQLARRIYLEHREAVELLLANRPDWAAEIKPAFKIAIERHLEWRLDHEIKNAIRFRANVWDRYGVTRTGSGWESDSDALILFEFLIQDGRPRFQVWMSPANEKNEKLRECLFEAIKQRPTLFSPRESAVRASWMILHSDEDHMLEEDDLGLGWDAGTTRAKLESWLSDFTATRLPRMNQVIVDCLNKHQAEKQS, encoded by the coding sequence GTGAATTTGCCGACACATGATGGGATGCCGAGCGGCCCTTCGGCGGCGCTGGATGGCGTAGTCCCCGCGATCGAGCAATTGGAGCGCGCGCTTGGCGAGGAGCGCATGAGACTAGCGGCAAGCCTCGACGCTCTAATCGCGGATGAGCGTCTGCAGCGGCTGGAGAGACTCGCCGATCAGCAGCGATCCGAGTTCGATGGGCTCGACTTCATCGGTGAGTCGCGGTTGGGATCAGGGCAGGCGCTCTGGGGGTGGGAAGAATTCCATTCAGACGTGCTGGCCCTGCTGCTGAATCCCAAGGAACGCCATGGGCTCGGCGACTGTTTTCTGCGGGCACTTCTGCACTGCGCCGGAACCTCACAAGACGTCGGCGCCGTTAATCTTTCGGCCGCAGAAGTCGTCCGGGAGTGGGAACACGAAGTCGATGGGCAATTGGGATATCTGGACATTCTGGTGGTCGACCGCGAAGCGCGGCTTCTGTGCGCCATCGAGAACAAGACGTTTTCAAGCGAACATCATGAGCAGCTCACTCGTTATCGAATCGCACTGGATGCCGCCTATCCATCGTTTGCCAAATGCCGCGTGTTCTTGACGCCGCAAGGGACTGAGCCGCTCCGCCAGGAAGAGCTATCACTCTGGACGGCCCTTCCCTATTCGGCAGTATTGGATGTCGTCCAACAGATTGCGGCCGACGGCGAGAACTCGATGAATCCCGATGTCCGCGCATTCTTGCGTCTATACGCAACCACGCTGAGGAGGAACCTCGTGCCCGACACCAGCGTTTCGCAACTCGCCCGTCGAATCTACCTGGAGCACCGGGAGGCCGTAGAGCTCCTGCTCGCGAATCGCCCAGACTGGGCGGCTGAGATCAAGCCAGCATTCAAGATAGCAATCGAGCGGCATTTGGAATGGAGACTAGATCACGAGATCAAGAATGCTATTCGGTTTCGAGCGAACGTCTGGGATCGGTATGGAGTGACGCGGACAGGCAGCGGCTGGGAGAGCGATTCCGATGCCTTGATCCTCTTCGAATTCCTAATCCAGGATGGGCGACCACGCTTCCAGGTCTGGATGTCTCCTGCCAACGAGAAAAACGAGAAACTTAGGGAGTGTCTCTTTGAAGCGATTAAACAGCGCCCCACGCTTTTCAGTCCAAGGGAGAGCGCGGTTCGCGCGTCCTGGATGATCCTGCACAGCGACGAGGATCATATGTTGGAGGAAGATGACTTGGGGCTAGGCTGGGATGCTGGCACGACGCGCGCAAAGCTCGAGTCGTGGCTGTCGGACTTCACAGCAACGAGGCTCCCCAGAATGAATCAGGTCATCGTGGACTGTCTCAACAAACACCAGGCTGAGAAGCAGAGCTAG
- a CDS encoding SRPBCC family protein: protein MKYTCKLVINLPRERMVELFDDPDNMLKWMDGLQSFEHVKGTQGQPGAQSRLVFARDNGETFDMIETLTRYNLPDEISGTYETEGVRNVIENWFVEDGPNATQWIAHNVFEFGGFMRIAAWFMRPLFKRQSLKIMESFKVFAESTALASEDTSDGDE from the coding sequence GTGAAGTACACCTGCAAGCTCGTCATCAACCTGCCGCGCGAGCGGATGGTCGAGCTGTTCGACGATCCCGACAACATGCTCAAGTGGATGGACGGCCTGCAGAGCTTCGAGCACGTCAAAGGCACGCAGGGACAGCCGGGCGCCCAGTCGCGCCTGGTCTTCGCGCGTGACAACGGCGAGACGTTCGACATGATCGAAACACTCACGCGCTATAACCTGCCGGACGAGATCAGCGGCACCTACGAGACCGAGGGCGTGCGGAACGTCATCGAGAATTGGTTCGTCGAAGACGGCCCCAACGCCACCCAGTGGATCGCGCACAACGTGTTCGAGTTCGGCGGCTTCATGCGCATCGCGGCGTGGTTCATGCGGCCGCTGTTCAAGCGGCAGTCGCTCAAGATCATGGAATCGTTCAAGGTCTTCGCGGAGAGCACGGCCCTGGCCTCGGAGGACACGTCGGACGGGGACGAGTAG
- a CDS encoding class I SAM-dependent methyltransferase, translating to MTARPAADAALLHEQYSDTSRLRTRIEAHRSFSERSDSFVAWVIDGLALRPGDLVLDAGCGYGACFDELRRRGARIVGIDRSAAMVEKASQSEGDGAPLGLGVADLQSLPIADGAVDRVLANYVLFHVPDLELALQEIRRVLKPGGRAVLTTNASDSQAVLIELHRQAARAAGYAPRPRRTLRFTELDEPLVASEFAQCRLDTWDDAFLFPTVPDALRYYATGPIDAIADRPADDSHRAAITAKISDLIRREIDRHGVLRVPKSAIRYTVRR from the coding sequence ATGACTGCCCGGCCGGCGGCCGACGCCGCGTTGCTGCACGAGCAGTACTCGGATACTTCGCGCCTGAGGACGCGCATCGAAGCCCACCGGAGCTTCTCCGAGCGGTCCGATTCATTCGTGGCGTGGGTGATCGATGGCCTGGCGCTGCGACCCGGCGACCTTGTCCTGGACGCGGGTTGCGGCTACGGGGCGTGCTTCGACGAGCTGCGGCGGCGCGGCGCTCGGATCGTGGGCATCGACCGATCAGCGGCGATGGTGGAAAAGGCCTCGCAGTCTGAGGGCGACGGGGCGCCCTTGGGACTTGGCGTCGCTGATCTCCAGTCTCTTCCCATCGCCGACGGCGCGGTGGATCGAGTCCTCGCCAACTACGTGCTCTTCCACGTGCCGGACTTGGAGCTGGCTCTGCAAGAGATCCGGCGCGTGCTGAAGCCCGGCGGCCGTGCCGTGCTCACGACCAACGCCTCGGACAGCCAGGCGGTCCTGATCGAGCTGCACCGCCAGGCTGCGCGGGCGGCGGGCTATGCGCCGCGTCCGCGACGCACGCTGCGGTTCACCGAACTGGACGAGCCTCTCGTCGCGTCTGAATTCGCGCAATGCCGGCTCGACACCTGGGACGACGCCTTCTTGTTTCCAACCGTGCCCGACGCGTTGCGCTACTACGCGACGGGGCCCATCGACGCCATCGCCGACCGCCCCGCCGACGACAGCCACCGCGCCGCGATCACGGCGAAGATTTCCGATCTGATCCGGCGCGAGATCGACCGCCACGGCGTATTGCGCGTGCCCAAGAGCGCGATTCGCTACACGGTGCGGCGCTGA
- a CDS encoding NAD(P)/FAD-dependent oxidoreductase yields MAAKQTEGLTMAENPRVVIVGAGHNGLVAAGYLGRAGLDVQVLERRDVVGGAAVTEEWFPGFNVSTCSYVCHILQQKVIDELELRRHGFHVYPIDPSRVHPHPNGTALTLWHDDEQTVEEIRKISPEDADAWMDWADFWHRAVGILSDYYLRPPPSLAELSERFRREDEEELLETLLTVPFRELIEHYFVSDQVRAAMSTSTWDMGDIGAPGSAYITALYRFSAFREDTENYGIVRGGMGGITQSLARSAEAAGVSIRTGAEVRRVLVERGRVTGVQLRDGEVVEADIVLSNADPKRTFLKLLDETDLDAEFLEAVKALKTDSASAKFLCALRELPDFSAYLGDDYNPEHLAMINLCPSVENAERSWNDAKHGRVPTTPIVQVQIPTVYDPTIAPEGRHILSMWVFFVPPHIRDGSWSELRQPFGEWLIDELTAYAPNFRDAIIDWTLLTPEDIEERIGLTDGNIRHIDLIPQQILSRRPLPGWSDYRTPVEGLFLCGAGTHPGGEVTGAPGHNAAHVVLQALGR; encoded by the coding sequence ATGGCCGCGAAACAGACCGAGGGCCTGACCATGGCTGAGAATCCTCGAGTCGTCATCGTTGGCGCCGGACACAATGGTCTCGTCGCCGCCGGCTACCTTGGGCGGGCCGGCCTGGACGTCCAGGTCCTCGAGCGCCGGGACGTCGTCGGCGGCGCGGCGGTGACCGAGGAGTGGTTTCCCGGATTCAACGTCTCCACCTGTTCCTATGTCTGCCACATCCTGCAGCAGAAGGTCATCGACGAGCTCGAGCTGCGCCGTCACGGTTTCCACGTCTACCCCATCGATCCGTCGCGCGTCCATCCCCACCCCAACGGCACGGCGCTCACGCTCTGGCACGACGACGAGCAGACGGTCGAGGAAATCCGCAAGATTTCGCCGGAGGACGCCGACGCCTGGATGGATTGGGCCGACTTTTGGCACCGCGCCGTCGGCATCCTCAGCGACTACTACCTGCGCCCGCCGCCCTCGCTGGCCGAGCTTTCCGAGCGGTTTCGCCGCGAGGACGAGGAGGAGCTGCTGGAGACCCTGCTCACGGTCCCGTTCAGGGAGCTGATCGAGCATTACTTCGTCTCGGACCAGGTCAGGGCGGCGATGAGCACCAGCACCTGGGACATGGGCGACATCGGCGCGCCGGGCAGCGCCTACATCACGGCCCTCTACCGCTTCAGCGCCTTCCGGGAAGATACGGAGAACTACGGCATCGTCCGCGGCGGCATGGGCGGCATCACCCAGTCGCTCGCCCGCTCCGCCGAGGCAGCCGGCGTTTCCATCAGGACCGGCGCCGAGGTGCGACGCGTTTTGGTGGAGCGGGGCCGGGTCACGGGCGTCCAGCTGCGCGATGGGGAGGTCGTCGAAGCCGACATCGTGCTGTCGAACGCGGATCCCAAACGGACCTTTCTCAAGCTGCTGGACGAGACCGATCTTGACGCGGAATTCCTCGAGGCGGTCAAGGCGCTGAAAACCGATTCGGCCTCGGCCAAGTTCCTTTGCGCGCTGCGGGAGTTGCCCGACTTTTCCGCTTACCTGGGCGACGACTACAACCCGGAGCACCTGGCGATGATCAATCTCTGCCCCTCGGTCGAGAACGCGGAGCGGAGCTGGAACGACGCGAAGCACGGCCGTGTGCCCACCACGCCGATCGTCCAGGTGCAGATCCCCACCGTGTACGACCCGACGATCGCTCCGGAAGGCCGCCACATCCTGTCGATGTGGGTGTTCTTCGTGCCGCCGCATATCCGCGACGGCTCCTGGTCGGAATTGCGCCAGCCGTTTGGCGAGTGGCTGATCGACGAGCTGACGGCCTACGCTCCAAACTTCAGGGACGCCATCATCGACTGGACGCTGCTGACGCCGGAGGACATCGAGGAGCGCATCGGACTCACCGACGGCAACATCCGGCACATCGATCTCATTCCGCAGCAGATCCTCTCGCGGCGACCGCTGCCGGGTTGGTCGGACTATCGGACGCCGGTCGAAGGCCTCTTCCTCTGCGGGGCCGGCACGCATCCCGGCGGTGAGGTGACCGGCGCGCCCGGCCACAACGCGGCGCATGTGGTGCTGCAAGCGCTCGGCCGCTGA